From Hippea alviniae EP5-r, the proteins below share one genomic window:
- a CDS encoding purine-nucleoside phosphorylase has product MYEKIKAAADVLKEKFKKVDVVIVGGTGIDIKLEAERIEELPYSNVPYMPVPSTKSHKGYFELFKRNDLSIVVAHGRFHYYERYTMQEVVFMVRALGVAGAKIVILTNAAGGLNPNFKKGDLMIVKDHINMMGANPLKGDNIDELGEKFPDMSKPYTIKHIEKFKEIALKKGIDLKEGVYVGVAGPSMETPAETRFFRMIGGDAIGMSTVPEIIALAHMNIDRVAISVITNVNKPDCMEKAEIDDVIKAASSASEKLSTLINGFLEELCF; this is encoded by the coding sequence ATGTATGAGAAGATAAAAGCTGCGGCTGATGTTTTGAAAGAGAAGTTTAAAAAGGTTGATGTTGTCATAGTTGGCGGGACGGGAATTGATATAAAGCTCGAAGCTGAAAGGATTGAAGAGTTGCCATACTCGAATGTTCCTTATATGCCTGTGCCTTCGACTAAGTCGCACAAGGGATATTTTGAACTTTTTAAAAGGAACGATTTAAGCATAGTTGTTGCTCACGGCAGGTTTCACTATTATGAGAGATACACGATGCAGGAAGTTGTATTCATGGTAAGAGCTTTGGGTGTTGCAGGTGCAAAAATCGTTATACTGACGAATGCCGCAGGCGGGCTTAATCCAAATTTCAAAAAAGGCGATTTGATGATCGTTAAAGACCACATAAATATGATGGGAGCCAATCCTTTAAAAGGTGATAACATTGATGAGTTGGGCGAGAAGTTTCCAGATATGAGCAAGCCTTACACCATCAAACATATAGAAAAATTTAAGGAAATTGCTCTAAAAAAAGGAATAGATTTAAAAGAAGGTGTCTATGTAGGCGTTGCTGGGCCTTCAATGGAGACGCCAGCAGAAACCCGTTTCTTTAGAATGATAGGCGGTGATGCGATAGGTATGTCAACGGTGCCTGAGATTATAGCTTTAGCTCACATGAACATTGATAGGGTTGCAATATCTGTTATAACGAATGTAAACAAGCCAGACTGTATGGAAAAAGCAGAGATTGATGATGTGATAAAAGCCGCAAGCAGTGCAAGTGAAAAGCTGAGCACGCTTATAAACGGATTTTTGGAGGAGTTATGCTTTTAA
- a CDS encoding aspartate-semialdehyde dehydrogenase — MKEYNVAVVGATGAVGEEMILTLEQRDFPVKSLKPLASDRSLGKTVKFKGEEIPVEVLDKDSFKGIDIALFSAGGSVSGKFAPIAAESGAIVVDNTSYFRMEKDVPLVVPEVNPEDIAQYKNRGIIANPNCSTIQMVVALKPILDNYGIKRIVVSTYQATSGAGRAAMEELVEQTRAWFEFRYDECKPNKIPKKIAFNCVPHIDVFFDNGYTKEEMKMINETRKIFHKPELPVTATCVRVPVFRGHSESVNVETEKPFDLDEVRKLLDSAPGCKVVDNPKELEYPTPIDAAGKDETFIGRIRRDESVENGLNLWVVSDNLRKGAALNAVQIAEILIKEYL, encoded by the coding sequence GTGAAAGAGTATAATGTTGCAGTTGTTGGAGCCACAGGTGCTGTAGGTGAAGAGATGATTTTGACTTTGGAGCAAAGGGATTTTCCTGTTAAAAGTTTAAAGCCATTGGCTTCTGATAGGTCGTTAGGAAAAACTGTAAAATTTAAAGGAGAAGAGATACCCGTTGAAGTGCTTGATAAGGACTCTTTTAAGGGAATAGATATAGCTCTGTTCTCTGCCGGTGGAAGTGTTAGTGGTAAGTTTGCTCCGATTGCAGCAGAGAGTGGCGCAATTGTTGTTGATAACACGAGCTATTTCAGAATGGAGAAGGATGTTCCTTTGGTTGTTCCAGAAGTTAACCCAGAAGATATAGCTCAATACAAAAACAGAGGAATTATAGCCAACCCGAACTGTTCAACAATTCAAATGGTTGTTGCGCTAAAACCAATTCTTGACAATTACGGCATTAAAAGAATTGTTGTTTCAACATATCAGGCGACATCTGGAGCAGGAAGAGCAGCGATGGAAGAGCTTGTTGAACAGACGCGCGCCTGGTTTGAGTTTAGATATGATGAGTGCAAACCAAATAAGATTCCAAAAAAGATAGCATTTAACTGCGTTCCGCACATAGATGTTTTCTTTGACAACGGATACACAAAAGAAGAGATGAAGATGATAAACGAAACAAGAAAGATATTCCATAAACCGGAATTGCCTGTTACGGCAACATGCGTAAGAGTTCCAGTATTTAGGGGACATTCTGAATCTGTAAATGTTGAGACAGAAAAGCCTTTTGATTTAGATGAAGTGAGAAAGTTGCTCGATAGTGCACCTGGTTGTAAAGTTGTGGACAATCCTAAGGAGTTGGAGTATCCTACACCTATAGACGCAGCAGGTAAAGACGAGACATTTATAGGTAGAATCAGAAGGGATGAATCTGTTGAGAACGGTTTGAATTTGTGGGTTGTATCTGATAATCTAAGAAAAGGTGCTGCTTTGAATGCTGTTCAGATTGCTGAGATTTTGATTAAAGAGTATTTATAA
- the pth gene encoding aminoacyl-tRNA hydrolase, whose amino-acid sequence MDWLVVGLGNPGREYELTPHNVGFMVCDSLSSFFKFDFSLEKKFKGLLGEFRIKDNHIRVLKPLTYMNLSGESVYLALNFFKISLDNLVVIHDDLDLPLGRIRIKKNSSSGGHKGVQSIIDLVGSKDFIRVRIGVGREKDAARYVLSRFSEDKLEMLDRVILTSTDAVVDVIIKGLNYSMSKYNGLSMEV is encoded by the coding sequence ATGGATTGGCTTGTCGTTGGGCTTGGTAATCCAGGGAGGGAATACGAACTTACCCCACACAATGTTGGGTTTATGGTTTGTGATTCCCTCTCTTCTTTTTTTAAGTTTGATTTTTCCTTAGAAAAAAAGTTCAAAGGGCTCTTAGGGGAGTTTAGAATAAAAGATAACCATATAAGGGTTTTAAAACCATTGACTTATATGAATTTGAGTGGTGAGAGTGTATATCTTGCGCTTAATTTTTTTAAAATTTCCTTAGATAATCTTGTTGTTATCCATGATGATTTGGATTTGCCGCTGGGCAGGATAAGAATAAAAAAGAACTCATCAAGTGGTGGACATAAGGGCGTTCAATCTATCATTGATTTAGTTGGCAGTAAGGATTTTATTAGAGTAAGAATTGGTGTTGGAAGAGAAAAAGATGCTGCAAGGTATGTTCTTTCAAGGTTTTCTGAAGATAAGCTTGAAATGTTGGATAGAGTGATTTTAACATCGACAGATGCGGTAGTAGATGTTATAATTAAAGGATTAAATTACTCTATGAGCAAATATAATGGTTTGAGTATGGAGGTATAA
- the ispE gene encoding 4-(cytidine 5'-diphospho)-2-C-methyl-D-erythritol kinase, producing MIVKSFAKINSILGILRKRDDGYHDIFSIMHKINLYDEIEIEKNSGGLYVETDIEELNNKGNLSYKAAELFFKKASIEPQVSIYIKKHIPIGGGLGGGSSNAAYTLRALNEMFDYPLSIDELFELASKIGSDVAFFIVDGSAIAEGKGERIEKIDCDYENHKVLLVVPDLSISTAYVYSKFKLTNPKGINKMAITVKGGCRMSTLKQHLHNDLESVVLKEFGLLKEIKEEMIKSVGNGLVSGSGSSIFSIIGAEVLRKGRELKEFFKEKGFFCEIFDFA from the coding sequence ATGATTGTAAAATCGTTTGCAAAGATAAACTCTATTCTTGGGATTCTAAGGAAAAGAGATGACGGATATCACGATATATTTAGTATAATGCATAAGATAAACCTTTATGATGAGATTGAGATTGAAAAGAACAGTGGCGGGCTTTATGTTGAGACAGATATTGAAGAGCTTAACAATAAAGGCAATTTATCCTATAAGGCTGCAGAGCTGTTTTTTAAAAAGGCATCAATAGAGCCGCAGGTTTCCATCTATATAAAAAAGCATATTCCTATAGGTGGCGGATTGGGTGGTGGCAGTTCGAATGCTGCCTATACGCTTAGGGCTTTGAATGAGATGTTTGATTATCCGTTGAGTATTGATGAGCTTTTTGAACTTGCTTCTAAAATTGGCAGTGATGTTGCGTTTTTTATCGTTGACGGCTCGGCTATTGCAGAAGGTAAGGGTGAAAGGATAGAAAAAATAGACTGCGACTATGAAAATCATAAGGTTCTTCTTGTTGTGCCTGATTTATCGATATCCACAGCCTATGTTTATTCAAAATTCAAGTTGACAAACCCAAAAGGCATAAATAAAATGGCAATTACTGTTAAGGGTGGATGCAGGATGTCCACTCTAAAGCAACACCTTCACAACGACCTTGAGAGCGTTGTGCTGAAGGAGTTTGGTCTTTTAAAAGAGATAAAAGAAGAGATGATTAAGAGCGTCGGTAATGGGCTTGTTTCTGGAAGCGGCAGTAGTATATTTTCAATTATCGGTGCGGAGGTGTTGCGGAAGGGTAGGGAGTTGAAAGAGTTTTTCAAGGAGAAGGGTTTTTTCTGTGAAATTTTTGATTTTGCTTAA
- the pcm gene encoding protein-L-isoaspartate O-methyltransferase: protein MMSTNDELVEHLKRYRRVLKTKRIIEAFEKVDRADFVRKAFKEHAYEDRPLPIGHEQTISQPYTVAFMLELLQPLEDSIILDVGCGSCYTTALLASIAKKGKVIGVEIIPELVEFCKDNLKKYNFDNVEIYNADKLPPDEKEFDRILVSASAYKLPRELTNALKEGGRMVIPIESSIFLIEKKNGNLLKEEFYGFAFVPLR, encoded by the coding sequence ATGATGAGCACAAATGATGAGTTGGTTGAGCACTTAAAAAGATATAGAAGGGTTTTAAAGACAAAAAGAATTATAGAAGCGTTTGAGAAGGTTGATAGGGCTGATTTTGTAAGAAAGGCATTCAAAGAGCATGCATACGAAGATAGACCCTTGCCTATAGGACATGAGCAAACTATCTCTCAGCCATATACCGTTGCATTTATGCTTGAGCTTTTGCAACCTTTGGAAGATAGCATAATCTTAGATGTTGGATGTGGAAGCTGTTATACAACAGCACTTCTTGCAAGTATAGCCAAAAAGGGCAAGGTAATAGGTGTTGAGATAATCCCAGAGCTTGTTGAGTTTTGTAAGGATAATCTAAAAAAATATAATTTTGACAATGTTGAGATTTACAATGCCGATAAACTGCCGCCAGATGAGAAAGAGTTTGATAGAATTTTAGTCTCTGCATCTGCATACAAACTGCCAAGAGAACTAACAAACGCTTTAAAAGAAGGTGGCAGAATGGTTATACCGATAGAATCGTCGATATTCCTTATAGAGAAAAAAAATGGCAACCTTCTAAAAGAAGAGTTTTATGGATTTGCCTTTGTGCCGTTGAGATAA
- a CDS encoding DUF4870 family protein: MTEELKDVAADEKNARIVYYLYLASLVVGITAIVGVIMAYVNKNEAADWVKTHYRFQIRTFWIGLAFGLVSALLCIVIIGYLLLIGVAIWFIFRCVKGLTYLEKKQPYPDPETWLV, from the coding sequence ATGACAGAAGAGTTAAAGGATGTAGCTGCTGATGAGAAAAACGCAAGGATTGTCTATTATCTATACCTTGCATCGTTGGTTGTTGGAATTACGGCGATAGTTGGTGTTATTATGGCTTATGTTAACAAAAATGAAGCAGCAGACTGGGTAAAAACCCATTACAGATTTCAGATTAGAACCTTTTGGATAGGACTTGCCTTTGGTTTAGTCTCTGCTCTACTTTGCATTGTTATAATTGGGTATCTGCTTCTTATTGGAGTTGCCATCTGGTTTATCTTTAGGTGTGTGAAGGGCTTAACCTATCTTGAGAAGAAGCAACCCTATCCTGACCCTGAAACCTGGCTTGTCTAA
- a CDS encoding 50S ribosomal protein L25: MIITAEKREAGTQKAKRLRREGKIPAIIYGADIENQPIAVDRSQFMAAIRRSRRNDKFELQVEGGEKYEVIVKEVQWHPVKDEVEHVDFYKLTEGRPVVVDVPVKVVGESKGVKMGGDLYQPRKKIKVEALPEAIPNEIVVDVTELQIGDVVHVFDLDMPEGVKVKSSKNFTVVAILGKALEETTEESEEEEETEE, encoded by the coding sequence ATGATTATCACGGCAGAGAAAAGGGAAGCAGGAACGCAGAAGGCTAAAAGATTAAGAAGAGAAGGTAAAATTCCAGCTATTATTTATGGAGCTGATATTGAAAATCAGCCTATAGCTGTTGACAGGTCTCAATTTATGGCTGCCATAAGAAGGAGTCGCAGAAACGATAAATTCGAACTGCAGGTTGAAGGCGGCGAGAAATACGAAGTAATAGTAAAGGAAGTTCAGTGGCATCCGGTTAAAGATGAAGTTGAGCATGTTGACTTTTACAAATTAACTGAAGGAAGGCCTGTTGTTGTTGATGTTCCTGTTAAGGTTGTTGGTGAGTCAAAAGGCGTCAAGATGGGTGGTGATTTGTATCAGCCACGAAAGAAGATTAAGGTTGAAGCACTGCCTGAAGCCATACCAAATGAGATAGTTGTTGATGTTACAGAGCTTCAGATAGGCGATGTCGTTCATGTTTTTGACCTTGATATGCCAGAAGGCGTGAAGGTTAAATCGTCTAAGAACTTCACGGTTGTTGCTATCTTAGGTAAAGCATTAGAAGAGACAACTGAAGAATCCGAAGAAGAGGAAGAAACCGAAGAATAG
- the spoVG gene encoding septation regulator SpoVG — MEITEVRVSPIEGDEKLKGFATVIFDNEFVVRDLKIISGQKGLFVAMPSRKMKDGSFKDVAHPLNNDMRQRLEKAVLEEYEKAKEAKQQEEQQ; from the coding sequence ATGGAGATCACAGAAGTAAGGGTAAGCCCAATCGAGGGTGATGAGAAGTTGAAGGGTTTTGCAACGGTAATCTTTGACAATGAGTTCGTTGTAAGGGATTTAAAAATCATTAGCGGCCAGAAGGGTCTGTTTGTTGCCATGCCTTCAAGGAAGATGAAGGATGGCAGCTTTAAGGATGTTGCTCATCCATTGAACAATGACATGAGACAGAGACTTGAGAAGGCCGTTTTGGAAGAGTACGAAAAGGCCAAAGAAGCAAAGCAACAGGAAGAGCAGCAGTAA
- a CDS encoding glycyl-radical enzyme activating protein: MKNPIKGLIFDIKRYSIHDGEGIRTTVFFKGCLLRCLWCHNPESQKPYQEIMYYENRCIRCLTCRAVCEENAIEFIENKIEINTKRCTMCGKCWQNCPTNALEVIGKFYDVEELTKELLKDRAFFEDGGGITISGGEPFMQYEFLMELLKRLKQERLNIAIDTTGYTQTKKLLSTIEFCDTYLYDLKIMDSKKHKRYTGVNNELILKNLEELDKNGGKTDIRIPIIPTINDDEENIRRTIEFLKKLKNIKSVSLLPYHSMMVDKYRRLKIPFMLSDIKKPTDEQMEGLKETFKNAGFNVNIGG, from the coding sequence ATGAAAAACCCAATAAAAGGCTTGATTTTTGATATAAAGCGATATTCGATACACGACGGTGAAGGTATCAGAACAACGGTATTTTTCAAAGGCTGTCTGTTGAGATGTCTCTGGTGTCATAATCCCGAAAGCCAAAAGCCGTATCAGGAGATTATGTATTACGAGAATAGGTGTATAAGGTGTTTAACCTGCAGAGCCGTTTGTGAAGAGAATGCAATCGAGTTTATTGAGAATAAGATTGAGATAAACACAAAAAGATGCACGATGTGTGGCAAATGTTGGCAGAATTGTCCGACAAATGCACTTGAAGTAATCGGAAAATTTTATGATGTTGAAGAGTTAACAAAAGAGCTTCTAAAAGATAGGGCGTTTTTTGAAGATGGTGGCGGTATAACAATTTCAGGCGGCGAACCGTTTATGCAGTATGAGTTTTTGATGGAGCTTTTAAAAAGATTGAAACAGGAAAGGTTAAATATAGCCATTGATACAACAGGTTATACACAGACCAAAAAGCTTTTATCGACGATTGAGTTCTGTGATACATACCTATACGATTTAAAGATTATGGATTCAAAAAAACACAAAAGATACACTGGCGTTAATAACGAGCTGATACTGAAAAATTTAGAAGAACTTGATAAAAACGGTGGCAAGACGGATATAAGGATTCCTATTATTCCAACAATCAATGACGATGAAGAGAATATCAGAAGGACTATTGAGTTTTTAAAAAAGTTAAAAAACATAAAGAGTGTGAGCCTTCTTCCCTATCATTCGATGATGGTCGATAAATACAGAAGACTAAAAATACCATTTATGCTTTCAGATATAAAAAAGCCAACGGATGAACAGATGGAAGGGCTGAAGGAAACATTCAAAAATGCAGGTTTTAATGTGAATATAGGAGGTTAG
- a CDS encoding amidohydrolase, whose translation MLLIKNGYCINSEKEGYFDILVDGNRIVKIDKDIEGGFDEIIDAKDCVVMPTFCNAHTHLAMSLFRGLADDLELMDWLNNHIFPAEAKYVNKDMVYICSKLSMLEGIRSATGCFGDMYFFEEEVARAAIEIGVRAIIGEGIIDFPTPDCKNPKEAVEKTKSLKEEFKNSELVKVSYAPHSTYTLSEDTLKMVANSLDENDIVQIHINESEREVELVKSQKGKRPLEVLNDAGLLTDRTFMAHCVATDDEEIELIKNKNAKVINVPQSNFKLASGIAPICKMVKIGIDVYIGTDGPASNNNLDMIEEIRTSSLVQKIKFGEKAMDSKTILKLASNFNGLFDGIGYLKEGNLADIAVVSLEGIESVPIYNPYSFIVYALNSRDVRDVIVNGRVILKNREFVDIDEEEVKFRVKELSKSLGGL comes from the coding sequence ATGCTTTTAATCAAAAACGGCTATTGCATAAATTCAGAAAAGGAAGGGTATTTTGATATACTTGTTGATGGCAATAGAATAGTCAAGATTGATAAGGATATAGAAGGCGGTTTTGATGAGATCATAGATGCCAAAGATTGTGTTGTTATGCCGACATTTTGCAATGCCCATACGCATCTTGCAATGAGTCTATTTAGGGGGCTTGCGGACGATTTAGAGCTTATGGACTGGTTAAACAATCATATCTTCCCTGCTGAAGCTAAGTATGTGAATAAGGATATGGTTTATATCTGCTCGAAACTCTCCATGCTTGAAGGTATAAGGTCAGCAACGGGTTGCTTTGGTGATATGTATTTTTTTGAAGAAGAAGTGGCAAGAGCTGCAATTGAGATAGGTGTTAGAGCGATAATCGGTGAAGGTATTATTGACTTTCCAACGCCGGATTGCAAAAACCCAAAGGAAGCAGTAGAAAAGACAAAATCTTTGAAAGAAGAGTTTAAAAATAGCGAGCTTGTAAAGGTTAGCTATGCGCCACATTCGACATATACGCTCTCTGAAGACACGCTTAAAATGGTAGCAAATTCCTTAGATGAAAATGATATTGTCCAGATTCACATAAACGAGAGCGAAAGAGAAGTTGAACTTGTGAAATCCCAGAAGGGCAAAAGACCGTTGGAAGTGTTAAATGATGCAGGACTTCTAACGGATAGGACATTTATGGCTCACTGTGTTGCAACAGACGATGAAGAGATAGAGCTTATAAAAAATAAAAATGCGAAGGTAATCAATGTGCCGCAGAGCAATTTTAAGCTTGCAAGCGGTATTGCTCCAATCTGCAAGATGGTAAAGATAGGCATTGATGTTTATATAGGAACAGATGGGCCTGCAAGCAACAACAATCTTGATATGATTGAAGAGATTAGAACATCGTCGCTTGTCCAAAAAATTAAGTTTGGCGAGAAGGCGATGGATTCAAAAACTATACTGAAACTTGCATCAAACTTTAACGGTTTGTTCGACGGTATTGGCTATCTAAAAGAAGGCAATTTGGCTGATATAGCCGTTGTCAGCCTTGAAGGGATAGAGTCTGTTCCGATTTACAATCCGTACTCGTTTATTGTTTATGCTTTGAATTCTCGGGATGTTAGAGATGTGATTGTAAACGGCAGAGTTATACTTAAAAACAGAGAGTTTGTTGATATAGATGAAGAAGAAGTCAAGTTTAGGGTAAAAGAGCTTTCTAAATCGCTTGGTGGATTATGA
- the hypD gene encoding trans-4-hydroxy-L-proline dehydratase, translating to MENTSCKIIDYTKIVKEERGMNERIKKLRRQSIEAVERVSVERAKLLTEFYKNCKETSIPIKRAKAFEYILKHKTIYIGDGELIVGERGEAPKATPTYPEITLHKREDLEALNNRPKVSYKVSDEVFEIYEKEIIPYWEGKTIREMIFKSVPQRWIDAFEVGVFTEFMEQRAPGHTVLDGKIYKKGMLDFIKEIDESIKNLDFEHDPEALDKKEELEAMKIAANALIEFAKRHAEKARELAEEEKDPKRREELLEIARICEKVPAYKPDTFHEALQYYWFVHLGVITELNGWDAFSPGKLDKHLYPFYKKDIEKGRLTKEKAKELLECLWIKFHNHPAPPKVGVTAEESSTYTDFAQINIGGIKEDGSDNVNELSYLLLDVIEEMRLVQPNASIHVSKKNPDAFIKRAIDIIKTGFGQPSVFNSDAVVQELLRQGKDIIDARCGGTSGCVESGAFGKENYTLTGYFNIPKVLEITLNNGKDPLTGKQIGLKTGNFEDFKSFDELMNAFKKQLKYFIDIKIEGNLIIERIYAKHMPAPFLSILIDDCIKKGKDYYNGGARYNSSYIQGVGTGTITDSLAAIKQTVFEDRIFTPKQFKEMLDKNFEGYEIQRQILLNKTHKYGNDDDYADSLMREVFEEFFKNIDGRPTYKGGQFRINMLPTTVHVYFGSKIGATPDGRKAFEPISEGISPVQGMDKNGPTAVLKSAAKMDHIKTGGTLLNIKFTPDLLKDEKGINAMVKLIRTYFTLDGHHVQFNVVSAETLKDAKKHPEKYGDLIVRVAGYSDYFCHLNEKLQDEIIRRTEHESFG from the coding sequence ATGGAAAACACAAGCTGCAAAATCATAGATTACACAAAGATAGTAAAAGAAGAGCGTGGAATGAACGAGCGTATCAAAAAACTCAGAAGGCAGTCAATCGAAGCCGTTGAGAGAGTATCAGTTGAAAGGGCAAAACTTTTAACAGAGTTTTACAAAAACTGCAAAGAGACTTCTATTCCTATCAAAAGGGCGAAGGCATTTGAGTATATTTTAAAGCACAAGACAATCTATATAGGCGATGGCGAACTCATAGTCGGTGAAAGAGGGGAAGCACCAAAAGCAACGCCGACATACCCAGAGATAACACTTCATAAAAGGGAAGACTTAGAAGCCCTAAACAACAGACCAAAAGTCTCATACAAGGTTTCAGACGAAGTGTTTGAAATTTATGAGAAAGAGATAATCCCTTACTGGGAAGGTAAAACAATTAGAGAGATGATATTTAAATCCGTGCCGCAGCGCTGGATTGATGCATTTGAAGTTGGTGTCTTTACGGAGTTTATGGAACAGAGGGCTCCAGGTCATACAGTTTTAGATGGGAAAATTTACAAAAAGGGTATGCTGGATTTTATAAAGGAGATTGATGAGTCAATTAAAAATCTTGACTTTGAACATGACCCTGAAGCTTTGGATAAGAAAGAAGAGCTCGAAGCAATGAAGATAGCGGCAAATGCCTTAATTGAGTTTGCAAAAAGGCATGCAGAAAAGGCAAGAGAGCTTGCAGAAGAAGAAAAAGACCCAAAAAGAAGAGAAGAGCTGCTTGAGATTGCCCGAATTTGCGAAAAAGTCCCAGCATACAAGCCAGACACATTCCACGAAGCATTGCAGTATTACTGGTTTGTTCATCTTGGCGTTATAACGGAGCTCAACGGCTGGGATGCCTTTAGTCCCGGTAAGCTGGATAAACACCTATATCCGTTCTACAAAAAGGACATAGAGAAAGGTAGACTAACAAAGGAAAAAGCAAAAGAGCTTTTGGAGTGTCTGTGGATTAAGTTCCATAACCACCCTGCACCTCCAAAGGTTGGCGTTACGGCTGAAGAGAGTTCAACGTACACCGATTTTGCCCAGATAAACATAGGGGGCATAAAGGAAGATGGCTCAGATAATGTAAACGAGTTGAGCTATCTTCTGCTTGATGTTATCGAAGAGATGAGACTCGTCCAGCCCAATGCTTCAATTCATGTAAGCAAGAAAAATCCCGATGCTTTCATAAAAAGGGCGATTGACATAATAAAAACGGGTTTCGGTCAGCCATCTGTATTTAACTCAGATGCCGTCGTGCAGGAGCTTTTAAGACAGGGCAAGGATATCATCGATGCACGATGTGGTGGCACAAGCGGATGTGTTGAATCCGGGGCGTTTGGCAAAGAGAATTATACTCTAACAGGATACTTCAACATTCCGAAAGTGCTTGAGATAACACTAAACAACGGCAAAGACCCGCTTACAGGTAAGCAAATCGGACTAAAAACGGGCAACTTTGAAGATTTCAAAAGCTTCGATGAGCTAATGAACGCATTTAAAAAGCAACTCAAATACTTTATTGACATAAAAATTGAAGGCAACCTGATAATCGAAAGGATTTACGCAAAGCACATGCCGGCACCGTTTTTGTCAATTTTGATAGACGATTGCATCAAGAAGGGCAAAGATTATTACAACGGCGGTGCAAGGTATAACTCATCATACATTCAGGGCGTTGGCACAGGAACGATAACAGACTCTTTAGCCGCAATAAAGCAGACGGTATTTGAAGATAGAATATTCACTCCAAAGCAGTTTAAAGAGATGCTTGATAAAAACTTTGAAGGATACGAGATTCAAAGACAGATTCTTCTAAACAAAACACACAAATACGGAAACGACGACGATTATGCAGATAGCTTGATGAGAGAAGTATTTGAAGAGTTCTTCAAGAACATAGACGGCAGACCAACATACAAGGGTGGTCAGTTTAGGATAAACATGCTTCCAACAACGGTTCATGTCTATTTCGGCTCAAAAATCGGTGCGACACCCGATGGCAGGAAAGCGTTTGAACCAATCTCAGAAGGTATATCGCCCGTTCAGGGAATGGACAAAAATGGCCCGACGGCTGTTTTAAAATCCGCAGCAAAAATGGACCACATAAAAACAGGTGGAACACTTCTCAATATAAAATTCACACCAGACTTATTGAAAGACGAAAAGGGCATTAATGCAATGGTCAAGCTGATTAGAACATACTTCACGCTTGATGGACATCATGTTCAGTTCAATGTCGTAAGCGCAGAGACTTTAAAAGATGCAAAAAAACACCCAGAAAAATACGGTGATTTGATTGTCAGGGTTGCAGGATATAGCGACTATTTCTGCCATTTAAACGAAAAACTGCAGGATGAGATAATAAGAAGAACGGAACACGAGAGTTTCGGATAA
- a CDS encoding ribose-phosphate diphosphokinase, which produces MSQLKLISGTANKLLAEEISNYLGIPLAKAQISRFSDGEIYVQIDESVRGADVFLIQSLSSPVNDNIMELLVTLDALKRSSASSITVVVPYYAYARQDRKVLPRVPISAKLLADLITTAGADRIMSMDLHAGQIQGFFDIPVDHLYAAPIMLKYIRENIGTENIVIVSPDAGGVERARYYAKKLGCSIAIIDKRRPKPNVSEIMHIIGDVKGKKAIIVDDIVDTAGTLTNAAKAISEEGAEEVYACITHPVLSGNAIEKVNNSPLKELVVTNTITFKKPVPTDKIKVLSVAEIIGEAIRRVFHKESLSVIFE; this is translated from the coding sequence ATGTCTCAGCTTAAATTGATAAGTGGAACAGCTAATAAACTGCTTGCCGAAGAGATTTCCAATTACTTGGGCATTCCATTGGCAAAGGCTCAAATCTCCCGTTTTAGCGATGGCGAGATATATGTTCAGATAGATGAAAGCGTAAGAGGGGCTGATGTATTTTTGATTCAATCGCTCTCTTCACCTGTGAACGACAATATTATGGAACTTCTGGTGACGCTCGACGCTTTAAAAAGGTCGTCTGCAAGTTCCATAACCGTTGTTGTTCCATATTATGCCTATGCAAGGCAGGATAGAAAGGTTTTACCGCGGGTGCCTATATCGGCAAAGCTTTTGGCTGATCTTATTACAACGGCAGGTGCAGACCGTATAATGTCTATGGATTTACATGCAGGCCAAATTCAAGGGTTTTTTGACATACCTGTTGACCATCTCTATGCTGCACCAATAATGCTTAAATATATCAGAGAAAACATAGGAACAGAGAATATAGTGATTGTATCGCCTGATGCTGGTGGTGTTGAAAGAGCAAGGTATTACGCCAAAAAGTTGGGTTGTTCTATAGCTATAATAGATAAAAGAAGGCCAAAGCCCAATGTTAGTGAGATAATGCACATCATAGGTGATGTAAAGGGTAAAAAGGCAATTATTGTTGATGATATAGTTGATACTGCAGGCACACTGACAAACGCTGCAAAAGCTATAAGCGAAGAGGGAGCAGAAGAAGTCTATGCCTGCATAACACATCCTGTTTTGAGTGGAAATGCTATTGAAAAGGTAAATAATTCACCGCTTAAAGAACTTGTTGTCACGAACACGATAACATTTAAGAAACCCGTTCCGACAGATAAGATAAAGGTTCTTTCTGTGGCTGAGATTATAGGTGAAGCCATAAGAAGGGTTTTCCATAAAGAGTCATTAAGCGTAATTTTTGAATAA